One segment of Verrucomicrobiota bacterium DNA contains the following:
- a CDS encoding DUF5615 family PIN-like protein codes for MPVALYLDVHVPMAITAQLRRRCVNVLHAIEEGTEQLSDADLLQVATQASRVLFTQDIRFKALAERWQAAGKPFTGLVFGHQLRGTIGDYVRDLELIAQATDLREWQSMVIQIPL; via the coding sequence ATGCCCGTTGCACTTTACTTGGATGTTCATGTGCCCATGGCTATCACCGCTCAACTGCGGCGACGGTGTGTGAATGTTCTGCATGCGATTGAAGAAGGCACCGAACAGCTTTCCGACGCCGACCTTCTACAAGTTGCCACGCAAGCCAGCCGTGTGCTGTTCACCCAAGACATTCGCTTTAAAGCGTTGGCTGAGCGTTGGCAGGCAGCAGGAAAGCCTTTTACTGGCTTGGTTTTTGGACACCAACTGCGCGGCACCATCGGAGATTACGTGCGCGATCTGGAACTGATCGCCCAAGCCACTGATCTGAGGGAATGGCAAAGCATGGTGATCCAGATTCCACTCTAA
- a CDS encoding nucleotidyltransferase family protein has product MTAEPTDDALLPPEGRLLLLAAQAYPDAGAAARLARTISEGVDWDRFLTTAHAHGVHPLAARTLLACAANLVPAREQQVLRGWLHRTLARNLQLLRGLEAMLNLFQAAGIPVVCLKGPGLAITGYGGLDARASNDLDLLVPPGQLGQATATLLAAGFTRPYPHLTPEEADYFLLDFGYHQSFFRQRDRLTVELHWSLGHEDLGVAEVAESFWSRCHKAEAEGVSLPVMSPVETLLFQARHAAAHGWNVLRHLCDFHAAARRLAPDDWARVAAEARRTQQTAALGVSVLLVREYFGEAIPGPVGSLMGTDRHIHRLARLATRGLRDNLRRGTFHAPSFALPWLLQPGIVAWLRRLQSLSHPCIHERNWIRLPRPLWPLYYVLRPLRLAIKYGRRIG; this is encoded by the coding sequence ATGACTGCGGAGCCAACGGATGACGCGCTTCTCCCGCCCGAAGGGAGGTTGCTGTTGCTGGCCGCCCAAGCGTATCCCGACGCCGGGGCGGCGGCGCGGTTGGCCCGAACCATTTCGGAAGGGGTGGATTGGGACCGTTTTCTCACGACTGCCCATGCGCATGGGGTGCATCCCTTGGCGGCGCGCACCCTCCTCGCGTGCGCGGCGAACCTTGTTCCCGCGCGGGAACAGCAGGTGTTGCGCGGGTGGCTGCACCGGACGCTGGCCCGCAATCTGCAACTGCTGCGGGGGTTGGAAGCCATGCTCAACCTGTTTCAAGCGGCCGGTATTCCAGTGGTTTGCCTGAAAGGTCCGGGACTGGCTATCACCGGGTACGGGGGACTGGACGCGCGCGCCAGCAATGATCTCGACCTGCTGGTGCCGCCCGGGCAGCTCGGCCAGGCGACCGCCACGCTGCTGGCCGCCGGCTTTACGCGGCCTTACCCGCATCTAACCCCCGAGGAAGCGGATTATTTCCTGCTCGATTTCGGGTATCACCAAAGCTTCTTCCGCCAGCGGGACCGCTTGACGGTCGAATTGCATTGGTCACTCGGGCATGAGGACCTAGGTGTGGCCGAGGTCGCGGAGTCATTCTGGAGCCGCTGCCACAAGGCCGAGGCGGAAGGGGTGTCACTGCCAGTCATGTCCCCGGTCGAGACGCTCCTGTTTCAGGCCCGGCATGCGGCGGCCCACGGATGGAATGTCCTGCGGCACTTGTGCGATTTCCACGCGGCGGCCCGGCGGTTGGCCCCGGACGATTGGGCGCGCGTGGCCGCCGAGGCCCGGCGCACCCAGCAAACCGCCGCCTTGGGGGTCTCCGTCCTTTTGGTGCGGGAATACTTCGGCGAGGCCATCCCGGGACCGGTCGGGTCATTGATGGGGACGGATCGGCACATTCACCGGCTGGCCCGGCTGGCGACGCGTGGTTTGCGCGACAACCTCCGCCGGGGTACGTTCCACGCCCCGTCATTCGCCCTTCCTTGGCTGCTCCAACCGGGAATCGTTGCTTGGTTGCGCCGGCTACAATCCCTCAGTCACCCTTGCATCCACGAGCGGAACTGGATTCGACTGCCGCGGCCGCTCTGGCCGCTCTACTATGTCCTCCGCCCCCTTCGTCTGGCGATCAAATATGGCCGGCGAATCGGTTAG
- a CDS encoding DUF433 domain-containing protein, whose protein sequence is MTVDLLYPHITKLPGEPARLERHPRLRVAQIVMDHLAHGWSAEEIVRQHPALALAEAHAALGYYFDHQATVDAEIAMELETAEKSAQASPIPFALRLRQLRQR, encoded by the coding sequence ATGACTGTTGATTTGTTATACCCGCACATTACGAAATTACCCGGCGAGCCTGCGCGCTTGGAACGGCATCCCCGCCTGCGCGTGGCACAAATCGTCATGGACCACTTGGCCCACGGCTGGTCAGCGGAAGAAATCGTGCGTCAGCACCCCGCGCTTGCTTTGGCGGAAGCGCACGCCGCGCTAGGTTACTATTTTGACCACCAAGCCACAGTGGATGCCGAAATTGCCATGGAATTGGAAACCGCCGAAAAGTCCGCTCAGGCATCGCCAATTCCCTTTGCCCTCAGACTTCGTCAACTTCGTCAACGCTAA
- a CDS encoding 4Fe-4S binding protein, producing the protein MVGLRWQTSPPWAGRFGRKRWRVTLPAWLDQRLRLVPWLLLVVVICTVMLQLPMDLADLELFDAFLFCGAGWSTITLALGGLLASLILPQPYCKYGCPTGALLEFARSHGESDSFGKRDLAAALLVLLALTLAWNYDAYLIWLNRPNGS; encoded by the coding sequence ATGGTGGGACTCCGCTGGCAGACATCACCGCCATGGGCGGGGCGTTTCGGGCGGAAGCGTTGGCGCGTGACGCTGCCTGCCTGGCTGGATCAACGGCTGCGGCTCGTGCCGTGGCTGCTGCTGGTGGTGGTGATCTGTACGGTGATGCTGCAACTGCCCATGGATCTCGCCGACTTGGAACTGTTTGACGCCTTCCTGTTCTGCGGGGCGGGCTGGTCCACCATCACTTTGGCACTCGGTGGGTTACTTGCCTCCTTGATCCTGCCGCAACCCTACTGCAAATACGGCTGCCCCACCGGCGCGCTGCTCGAATTCGCGCGCTCCCATGGCGAATCCGACTCCTTCGGAAAACGGGATTTGGCGGCCGCCCTGTTGGTCTTGCTGGCACTGACGCTGGCTTGGAACTACGACGCGTACCTGATCTGGCTGAATCGGCCCAATGGCAGTTGA